A stretch of Carnobacterium iners DNA encodes these proteins:
- a CDS encoding MATE family efflux transporter, whose product MGRKEIVNNLDTESVGKSFLRYLVPSVVGMLLMAVNIIIDGIMVGNKLGSVALAGVGIAVPVYSIFVAMSLWIGVGAATRYSVMMGAKRPDQARIIFSHAISTILVLTIIIGFTAFIFRTELAYLLGANADTIGYTSDYLNILLLFGFIFTAENTFSILVRNDGGPNTAMTALIATSVVNIILNYVFLFIFDFGVKGTATATLIGALVGLIILSTHFFRKKNNLHFVRFSFDKRLIALILVIGFPSFLAEVGISFFTVSHNIVFENLAGTVGVSAFAILNYVHSVMLLLFLGMGSAIQPLISYYKGAKDEKKIQKTIQLAIGTALIAGILFMLIGQFAATQIVRLFGDFPEEVVVLAVSGIKLFFIAYLFMGTNFVMMTYYQSIGQIRMATWITAARGIIVLLIMLMILPKLFGLTGLWLAVPASEFIVLLTIYYYHKRWHSKNSHSTL is encoded by the coding sequence ATGGGAAGAAAAGAAATAGTAAATAATTTAGATACAGAATCAGTAGGGAAATCTTTCTTGAGGTATTTAGTTCCGTCCGTTGTCGGTATGTTGTTAATGGCTGTTAATATTATTATTGATGGAATTATGGTTGGCAATAAGCTCGGATCAGTTGCTCTAGCAGGTGTCGGTATTGCTGTACCTGTTTACAGTATTTTTGTGGCGATGTCACTATGGATAGGTGTGGGTGCTGCAACTCGTTATTCCGTTATGATGGGTGCTAAACGGCCAGATCAAGCACGTATTATTTTTTCACATGCGATTAGTACGATATTAGTCCTGACGATAATTATTGGATTCACTGCTTTCATCTTTAGAACAGAACTTGCTTATTTATTAGGCGCAAATGCAGATACGATTGGATATACATCAGATTATCTGAATATTTTATTGCTTTTTGGATTTATCTTTACAGCAGAGAATACTTTTAGTATTTTAGTACGTAATGATGGCGGTCCAAATACAGCAATGACTGCTCTTATAGCTACGTCAGTTGTTAATATTATTTTAAACTATGTATTTTTATTTATATTTGATTTTGGTGTGAAAGGTACCGCTACTGCAACACTGATTGGTGCACTTGTAGGACTTATTATCCTTAGTACGCATTTTTTTAGGAAAAAAAATAATTTGCATTTTGTGCGTTTCAGCTTCGATAAAAGGTTGATTGCTCTCATTTTAGTTATCGGTTTTCCAAGTTTTCTTGCAGAAGTAGGTATTTCCTTTTTTACAGTTTCACATAATATCGTATTTGAAAATCTTGCAGGAACAGTTGGTGTATCTGCCTTTGCGATATTGAATTATGTTCATAGTGTCATGTTGTTGCTGTTTTTAGGAATGGGATCGGCTATTCAACCTTTAATTAGTTATTACAAAGGAGCTAAGGATGAAAAGAAGATACAAAAAACAATTCAACTCGCAATTGGAACAGCTTTGATAGCAGGCATCTTATTTATGCTCATTGGTCAGTTTGCAGCAACACAAATCGTCAGATTGTTTGGTGACTTCCCTGAAGAAGTCGTAGTATTAGCAGTATCAGGTATTAAATTATTTTTTATTGCCTATCTCTTCATGGGAACCAACTTTGTTATGATGACTTATTATCAATCTATCGGACAAATTCGAATGGCAACATGGATTACTGCAGCACGTGGTATAATCGTTTTACTGATTATGCTTATGATTCTGCCTAAATTATTTGGTTTGACAGGTTTATGGCTTGCCGTTCCAGCATCGGAATTTATTGTTCTTTTGACTATTTATTATTACCATAAAAGATGGCACAGTAAAAATAGCCATTCGACATTATAG